Within the Microbacterium sp. 1S1 genome, the region TCTTCATCATCATCATCGGCACGGCGCTCGGTATGGACCGGGCCGCGTTCGGCGAAGGACTGTGGCCGGTGATCGCGGCGATCCCCTACTGGGGCCTTCCGCTCGCGTTCGTGATGATCATCGTGCTGCTGGTGATGAGCTTCGTGCGGAAGGGGCGCGCCGAGTCGCGTCGCTGAGGCCGCACCCATGAGCACGCACGCACGACCGCTGGCCGATCACCTGGCCGCGGCGAGCGATGCCGAGCTGGCCGCGCTGTTCGCCGCCCGCGGTGTGCGCCCGGACGCCGGATGGCAGGACTTCTTCGACGCGGCCGAGTCGTTGCTCGATGTTGCCTCGGTGGCCCGCGCCCTTCCCTCGCTCACGGCATCCGAGGCGGCCGCGTTGGTCGATGCCGTCGCGGGGCACGACGCCGGCGCCGAGCGGGAAGCCCTCACGGCGCTCGGCCTGCTGCGCCACGACGGTGCACCGCACCCGCCCGTCGCGGAGGCCGCCGCGGGGAGGA harbors:
- a CDS encoding multidrug ABC transporter ATPase, with product MSTKSPGPEVPIRRIDRILAFTALGIAAAAVICFFIIIIGTALGMDRAAFGEGLWPVIAAIPYWGLPLAFVMIIVLLVMSFVRKGRAESRR